The DNA window AATACCGGTCGTAGCCAGACGTGAAGCCATAGTATGGATTTGCTGTTTACTATCGGCGCGCAGATGGTAGTCGTTTTTGTCAAATAAGATGGTGTCAGATAATCCTAATGACCAGTCGCCGTTAGTCTCAGTGAAGCCATATGATTTCATTGCTGTAATTTGTTCCGCAGAAAATTTCCCTTGTGGGGCCTGGCAGCCGGTGAGAAAAAGTGCGGCCAGTAAAGCAGGAGCAAAATATTTTCCGATCATCGTGATTCCTTTTATTTTTTCGTGTGCTGTAAGCGCCGGTGTTTCATCCGATACATATTTTGATCGGCAAGCTCTTGCAGATTTTCCGCTGACGCATGTTCCCAGGTTAAAGCATAACCCATACTCAGTGACAGCCTGGCGGTGTGGCCGTTATGTAGATTAAACGGCTGGAGAAACTGTTCGGATAACGAATGGCAGAGCGCCTGGACTTCAGCCTCTGTACGAACATTACGTAGCAAAATGGCAAATTCATCGCCGCCCAGGCGCCATGCCTGGTGCTGTTTACCAACAAAAGTCTTAAGGCGGCTGGCGACTTCGATTAATACTTTGTCGCCTGCGGCATGACCCCAATTATCGTTAATGTATTTGAAATTATCGCCATCGAGAAACAGCAACGCAGAACTACTGTGTACGGTTTCGTCTTTCATTAACTCATTAATGACATTGCGAAAAGCGGCTCTGTTAGCGAGTCCGGTCAACGGATCGTGCAGTGAACTGCGCAGGAGCTGGGCATTTTTGGCCTGAAGCTGCTGCTGCCAGTCCTCCATTTCTCCCAGTAGACTGTTAAAGTCCTGGGCAAACAGGTGAAACTCTTCGATATGTTCTTCGGGAACCCGGCGAGAAAAATGACGGTTTTCCCGAATG is part of the Klebsiella huaxiensis genome and encodes:
- a CDS encoding OmpA family protein — protein: MIGKYFAPALLAALFLTGCQAPQGKFSAEQITAMKSYGFTETNGDWSLGLSDTILFDKNDYHLRADSKQQIHTMASRLATTGITHSRLEGHTDNYGEDSYNEMLSLKRANSVADAWAEGANIPRTNLTTRGLGKKYPIASNDTAKGRAENRRVTVVISTP
- the dgcN gene encoding diguanylate cyclase DgcN, which encodes MNKDLSQAPRPTFKKALRRISMISVVISMTLVWLLLSTASIFTLKQYAQKNLELTAATMGRSLEAALVFGDSSAAEDTLATLGRQGQFSKAVVLDNQQKHFAAWHNNHLVNQEKISGVISKWLFPEPTVQPIWHQGKIIGELRLTALDKLISHFLGVSIIVLTGSIFLASCIALLLTHSLHRGIVTALQSITDVVHDIRENRHFSRRVPEEHIEEFHLFAQDFNSLLGEMEDWQQQLQAKNAQLLRSSLHDPLTGLANRAAFRNVINELMKDETVHSSSALLFLDGDNFKYINDNWGHAAGDKVLIEVASRLKTFVGKQHQAWRLGGDEFAILLRNVRTEAEVQALCHSLSEQFLQPFNLHNGHTARLSLSMGYALTWEHASAENLQELADQNMYRMKHRRLQHTKK